In the genome of Christensenella timonensis, one region contains:
- a CDS encoding sporulation initiation factor Spo0A C-terminal domain-containing protein, with translation MARFKRTLIVEQSKKYVMQIKEMLADVSDSFQSTTDGSNAISLYDQYNPDLVLVEAIMPGYDGFALMEHMLESDIIKIVLTSMNQELIIKKAFELNANYLFVKPYIRDVFVSRILEAADFRDMNRQTEVGVNQLLYSRISVSLKRLGIPANVQGYKLLRDALYIVCMDFSKTQAINKNIYQVLAEKHGTQSSCVERNIRHAIETAATRGDPDAFNAYFGYTVSSEKGKPTNGEFIATLADKLRLQDE, from the coding sequence TTGGCGAGATTCAAGCGCACCTTGATAGTAGAACAAAGTAAAAAGTATGTGATGCAGATCAAAGAAATGCTTGCGGACGTATCTGATTCCTTTCAGTCTACCACGGACGGGAGCAACGCGATCTCGCTGTACGACCAGTACAACCCGGATCTGGTACTGGTAGAAGCGATTATGCCAGGATATGATGGTTTTGCGTTGATGGAGCATATGCTCGAATCCGATATCATCAAAATCGTGCTGACGTCGATGAATCAGGAGCTGATCATCAAAAAGGCGTTTGAGCTGAATGCCAATTATCTTTTTGTGAAGCCATATATCCGGGATGTTTTTGTGTCGCGGATATTGGAGGCCGCGGACTTTAGGGATATGAACCGGCAGACGGAAGTGGGCGTCAACCAGCTTTTATACAGCAGGATATCCGTATCGCTAAAACGGCTGGGGATTCCGGCCAATGTGCAGGGATACAAGCTGCTGCGCGACGCGCTTTATATCGTGTGTATGGATTTCAGCAAAACGCAGGCGATCAATAAAAATATTTACCAGGTGCTTGCCGAAAAGCATGGCACGCAAAGCTCCTGCGTGGAACGCAACATCAGGCATGCGATCGAAACGGCCGCGACAAGGGGCGACCCGGATGCCTTCAACGCTTATTTTGGATATACGGTAAGCTCGGAAAAAGGAAAACCGACCAACGGGGAATTTATTGCAACGCTGGCAGATAAGTTAAGGTTGCAGGATGAATGA
- the recN gene encoding DNA repair protein RecN — translation MICSLTIKNIALIDELHIEFGKGLNVLSGETGAGKSIVVDSMNLVLGERADKELIRHGREKARVEAVLHIDSAALADFFEKNELDAEDELILSRDLSAAGKNVCRINGVVVSLAALKELTDHIIDLHGQHQHQSLLYAKSHLDFVDSFGKETILPIKQAINGLYDRLKDAQRQLEAVGGGERDRAQSVDLLSFQIKEIEAAGLVAGEEDALREEREKIMHAQTIAQSLSSGYEALYAGSDEGGSVLSMLQEVVARLSEITHYDERYRVLADKLQESVYTVEECAHDMRSLADDVVFDEQRQEEIEQRLDLIHSLKRKYGADEEEILAYLQEAEDRLYKLQNAEKVATELAGQIEGLKKELYGRYIALSEARKESAGRLGEKLLAELHDLGMPDAQFQARFEPLKGMDEAVYTRNGIDDMEFMISTNVGEPLKPLSKTASGGEISRIMLAFKNLSAGMDHISTMIFDEIDTGISGKMALTVAEKMAAIAQERQVICVSHLPQIAAMGDENYLISKHTEDGVTNTDVVRLTKERKVAEVSRLSGGIESESSEKYAQDLIQNAARFKAGLPGTGK, via the coding sequence ATGATTTGCAGTCTGACAATCAAAAACATCGCATTGATTGATGAGCTCCATATTGAATTTGGAAAAGGGCTGAATGTGCTTTCCGGGGAAACCGGGGCGGGGAAGTCCATCGTTGTGGATTCCATGAACCTTGTTTTGGGCGAGCGTGCAGATAAGGAGCTGATCCGCCATGGGCGCGAAAAGGCGCGTGTGGAAGCTGTTTTGCATATCGACTCCGCAGCCCTTGCCGATTTTTTTGAAAAAAATGAGTTGGACGCTGAGGATGAATTGATTTTGTCGCGCGACTTGTCGGCGGCGGGCAAGAATGTCTGCCGGATCAACGGTGTGGTGGTGAGCCTCGCGGCCTTAAAGGAGCTTACTGACCATATCATCGACCTGCATGGACAGCACCAGCATCAATCGCTTTTGTACGCAAAAAGCCATTTGGATTTTGTCGATAGCTTTGGAAAGGAAACGATTTTACCGATCAAGCAGGCGATCAACGGATTGTACGACCGCTTAAAGGACGCCCAAAGGCAGCTTGAGGCAGTGGGCGGCGGCGAGCGTGACCGGGCGCAGAGCGTCGATTTACTCTCTTTCCAAATCAAGGAGATTGAAGCGGCAGGGCTTGTGGCAGGGGAAGAAGATGCGCTCAGGGAAGAACGTGAAAAAATAATGCATGCGCAGACTATCGCGCAATCGCTGTCCTCGGGTTATGAGGCGCTTTATGCGGGGAGCGACGAGGGGGGAAGCGTACTTTCCATGCTGCAGGAGGTCGTGGCCCGCTTATCGGAAATCACGCACTATGACGAGCGATACCGTGTACTCGCGGATAAATTGCAGGAAAGCGTGTATACTGTTGAGGAATGCGCGCATGATATGCGCAGTTTGGCGGACGATGTCGTCTTTGACGAGCAGCGGCAGGAAGAAATCGAACAGCGCCTTGACCTGATCCATTCGCTGAAGCGGAAATATGGAGCGGATGAAGAGGAAATACTTGCTTACCTGCAGGAGGCGGAAGACCGCTTATATAAGCTGCAGAATGCAGAAAAAGTGGCGACGGAGCTGGCGGGGCAGATCGAAGGACTGAAAAAAGAATTGTATGGGCGTTATATCGCCTTATCGGAGGCGCGCAAAGAATCGGCAGGGCGCCTGGGGGAAAAGCTGCTCGCTGAGCTTCATGACCTGGGGATGCCGGACGCGCAGTTTCAGGCGCGTTTTGAGCCGCTCAAAGGCATGGATGAAGCCGTATATACACGCAACGGGATCGACGATATGGAATTCATGATCTCTACGAATGTGGGCGAACCCTTAAAGCCTTTGAGTAAAACGGCATCTGGCGGGGAAATATCGCGCATCATGCTGGCCTTTAAAAACCTGTCAGCCGGTATGGATCATATATCGACCATGATATTTGATGAAATCGATACCGGGATCAGTGGGAAAATGGCATTGACTGTAGCGGAAAAAATGGCGGCGATCGCGCAGGAAAGACAGGTGATCTGCGTTTCGCACCTGCCGCAGATCGCGGCGATGGGAGATGAAAACTACCTGATCAGCAAGCATACGGAGGATGGCGTGACCAATACGGATGTTGTGCGGCTCACGAAAGAACGTAAGGTCGCAGAAGTCTCGCGCCTGTCCGGCGGTATTGAATCGGAAAGCTCTGAAAAGTATGCGCAGGACCTGATACAGAATGCAGCGCGTTTTAAAGCCGGGCTTCCCGGAACCGGAAAGTGA
- a CDS encoding arginine repressor — protein MKSKRQNKILDLIENDEIETQEELVTRLNESGFKVTQATISRDIKELQLIKVQASSGAYKYAVNKKHKTNDMDILMRIFKDTVLSIDFASNLLVIKTLSGSANAAAEVIDSLHFNGVMGTLAGDNTIFVATDCQQASEDIAGKLMKIINK, from the coding sequence ATGAAATCAAAACGGCAAAATAAGATACTGGACTTGATCGAAAATGATGAGATCGAGACACAGGAAGAGCTGGTGACGCGGCTGAATGAATCCGGGTTCAAGGTAACGCAGGCTACGATCTCCCGGGATATCAAGGAGCTGCAGCTGATCAAGGTGCAGGCGAGCTCCGGCGCGTATAAATATGCAGTCAATAAAAAGCATAAGACAAACGATATGGACATTTTGATGCGCATTTTTAAGGACACGGTCTTATCGATTGATTTTGCATCCAACCTGCTGGTCATCAAAACGCTTTCGGGAAGCGCGAACGCGGCGGCAGAAGTGATAGACAGCCTGCATTTCAATGGCGTTATGGGAACCCTTGCGGGTGACAATACGATTTTTGTGGCGACGGATTGCCAGCAGGCCTCGGAAGATATTGCTGGAAAACTGATGAAGATCATCAACAAGTAA
- a CDS encoding NAD(+)/NADH kinase, with protein sequence MKFGVYTNEKKDPGLQATRIVIDALKRHECTVCHDDDTAQMLDISTFEDARHADVLLVLGGDGTILRAARKYVGYGIKLLGINIGHLGFMSEIGMDDLDEAIERVLHEEYLVDERMMLEAHVSNVAKPLLALNDFIISKENRTHMVKLDLYINDSLAELYNGDGLIVSTPTGSTAYSLSAGGPIVAPNVNCVLVTPICPHSLYARSIIAKFSDIIKVAPFDGEEDVTLTADGQDIVRISEQEEVTICRSQSATQFIRFHKNHFFPQLKDKLAQWSITKK encoded by the coding sequence ATGAAATTCGGCGTCTATACAAATGAGAAAAAGGACCCGGGCCTTCAGGCAACCCGTATAGTCATTGACGCGCTCAAAAGGCATGAATGTACGGTTTGTCATGATGATGATACGGCGCAAATGCTGGATATATCGACGTTTGAAGACGCAAGGCATGCGGACGTACTCCTCGTTTTGGGCGGGGACGGCACCATTTTGCGCGCGGCGCGTAAATATGTGGGATATGGCATCAAGCTGCTGGGGATCAATATTGGACACCTTGGTTTTATGAGCGAGATCGGCATGGATGACCTGGATGAAGCGATTGAAAGGGTATTGCATGAGGAATACCTGGTCGATGAGCGCATGATGCTGGAGGCGCACGTATCGAACGTTGCAAAGCCTTTGCTGGCGCTCAATGATTTCATTATTTCCAAAGAAAACCGTACCCATATGGTAAAGCTTGACTTGTACATCAACGATTCGCTCGCGGAGCTTTACAATGGCGACGGGCTGATCGTATCCACGCCTACAGGCTCTACGGCCTACTCCCTTTCGGCGGGCGGGCCGATCGTAGCGCCGAATGTGAATTGCGTGCTGGTGACGCCGATCTGTCCGCATTCGTTGTATGCGCGCAGCATCATCGCAAAATTCAGCGATATCATAAAGGTGGCGCCTTTTGACGGGGAAGAGGATGTAACGCTCACGGCGGATGGGCAGGATATTGTGCGGATTTCCGAGCAGGAGGAAGTGACGATCTGCCGTTCGCAGTCGGCGACGCAGTTTATACGTTTCCATAAGAACCACTTTTTCCCGCAGCTAAAGGATAAGCTGGCTCAATGGAGCATCACAAAAAAGTAG
- a CDS encoding TlyA family RNA methyltransferase — translation MKKRIDVLLAEKGLAKSREKAKALVIAGEVTVEGKLVKAPSDTFEEDVKIAVGQDHCPYVSRGGLKLEKAMKEFQLDLEGKVCMDIGASTGGFTDCMLKSGAAYVYAVDVGYGQFDWALRNDGRVKLMERTNARYLEAQDRPVDFASIDVSFISLGLIFPAVIRVGAPDMQAVALIKPQFEAGKEHVGKKGVVRDAAVHEDVICSVIGKAAENGLAIRNLTYSPIKGPNGNIEYLALFERQAGLCRMGREDVQRIVALSHERL, via the coding sequence ATGAAAAAGAGAATTGATGTCCTGCTGGCGGAAAAGGGCCTTGCCAAAAGCCGTGAAAAAGCGAAAGCTCTGGTGATCGCAGGCGAGGTGACGGTAGAGGGAAAGCTTGTGAAAGCGCCTTCCGATACCTTTGAAGAGGATGTAAAGATCGCGGTCGGGCAGGATCATTGTCCGTATGTCAGCAGGGGCGGCCTGAAGCTTGAAAAAGCGATGAAGGAATTCCAGCTTGACCTGGAGGGAAAGGTCTGTATGGACATTGGGGCCTCTACGGGAGGCTTTACGGACTGTATGCTAAAGAGCGGGGCGGCCTATGTATATGCAGTGGACGTCGGGTATGGCCAGTTCGACTGGGCTTTGAGGAACGATGGCCGTGTAAAACTGATGGAGCGTACCAACGCTCGTTATTTGGAAGCGCAGGACAGGCCGGTCGATTTTGCGAGCATAGACGTTTCCTTTATTTCACTGGGCCTGATTTTTCCTGCTGTCATACGTGTAGGAGCGCCTGATATGCAGGCGGTTGCGCTGATCAAACCGCAATTCGAGGCGGGCAAAGAACATGTTGGGAAAAAGGGCGTGGTGCGGGACGCGGCCGTCCATGAGGACGTCATTTGCAGTGTGATCGGCAAGGCAGCGGAAAACGGGTTGGCGATCCGCAATTTAACGTATTCCCCCATCAAAGGGCCAAACGGAAATATCGAATACCTTGCCCTGTTTGAGAGGCAAGCAGGACTTTGCCGGATGGGCAGGGAGGACGTGCAGCGCATTGTAGCGCTCTCCCACGAGCGTTTGTAG
- the recA gene encoding recombinase RecA has translation MEKDKALDVALAQIEKQFGKGAVMKLGDAAKNMNVSVVPTGCLELDIALGIGGVPRGRIVEIYGPESSGKTTVALHMIAEVQKQGGAAAFIDAEHALDPVYAKNLGVDIDNLYVSQPSTGEEALEITEALTRSGAIDIIVVDSVAALVPKSEIEGLMGDSHVGAQARLMSQALRKLAGVINRSNTIAVFINQLREKIGVMFGSPETTTGGKALKFYASVRLDVRRIETIKVGDQMIGNRTRIKVVKNKVAPPFKTAEFEIYYGEGISETASILNLATQLGIIVKSGSWFSYNGEQIGQGRDNVRLYLAANPEIAETIKQEILKAYKLGEYADMPDEEPTEEEEKKEK, from the coding sequence ATGGAAAAAGATAAAGCATTGGACGTGGCACTGGCCCAAATCGAAAAACAGTTTGGGAAAGGCGCGGTCATGAAGCTTGGGGATGCCGCGAAAAATATGAACGTATCCGTTGTTCCGACAGGGTGCCTGGAGCTTGATATCGCCCTTGGGATCGGCGGTGTGCCGCGCGGCAGGATCGTTGAGATATATGGGCCGGAATCGTCCGGTAAAACGACGGTAGCGCTGCATATGATCGCTGAAGTGCAAAAGCAGGGCGGCGCAGCGGCGTTTATCGACGCGGAGCACGCGCTCGATCCGGTCTATGCAAAGAACCTCGGCGTTGACATCGATAACCTGTACGTCTCCCAGCCCAGCACGGGAGAGGAAGCGCTGGAGATCACGGAAGCCCTCACGAGGAGCGGCGCGATCGATATCATTGTCGTCGACTCTGTTGCGGCACTGGTGCCAAAATCGGAGATCGAAGGCTTGATGGGGGATTCGCATGTCGGTGCGCAAGCAAGACTGATGTCGCAAGCGCTCCGCAAACTGGCGGGCGTGATCAACCGTTCCAACACGATCGCAGTATTCATTAACCAACTGCGCGAGAAGATCGGCGTGATGTTCGGCAGCCCGGAAACGACGACAGGCGGTAAAGCCCTGAAATTCTACGCTTCTGTGCGTCTTGACGTGCGCCGGATCGAGACGATCAAGGTCGGAGACCAGATGATCGGTAACCGTACCCGCATCAAGGTCGTGAAGAACAAAGTAGCTCCGCCGTTCAAGACGGCTGAATTTGAGATTTATTACGGCGAGGGGATCAGTGAAACGGCAAGTATCTTAAACCTTGCAACGCAGCTGGGGATTATCGTCAAATCCGGTTCGTGGTTCTCTTACAATGGGGAGCAGATCGGCCAGGGGCGTGACAATGTGCGGCTGTACCTTGCTGCAAACCCGGAAATCGCGGAAACGATCAAACAGGAGATATTGAAGGCATACAAGCTGGGGGAATATGCGGATATGCCGGATGAAGAACCTACGGAAGAGGAAGAAAAGAAGGAAAAGTAA
- the pgsA gene encoding CDP-diacylglycerol--glycerol-3-phosphate 3-phosphatidyltransferase, whose translation MKWNAPNILTLARMVLIPFFVLFYFVNVPDWNIYAAIIFIAAAFTDWLDGFLARRNNQVSNFGKLWDPIADKLLVLAALLLLMDWGKVGLIPVLIIEARELIIGGVRSLAASKGVVIAADMSGKLKTVVQFVAIILLLLNDWPFMFVPVSVGSILIWVSAALAVYSCIEYMVKNAKVLKD comes from the coding sequence ATGAAATGGAATGCACCGAACATATTGACCCTGGCACGCATGGTACTGATCCCGTTTTTTGTATTATTTTATTTTGTCAATGTACCTGATTGGAACATCTATGCTGCTATAATATTCATTGCAGCGGCTTTTACAGACTGGCTGGACGGGTTTCTTGCGCGCAGGAACAACCAGGTATCGAATTTTGGCAAGCTTTGGGATCCGATCGCGGACAAGCTGCTGGTGTTGGCGGCATTGCTTTTGCTGATGGACTGGGGTAAGGTCGGCCTGATTCCCGTACTGATCATCGAGGCGCGGGAGTTGATCATCGGCGGCGTACGTTCACTGGCGGCCTCGAAGGGCGTGGTGATCGCAGCGGATATGTCGGGCAAGCTGAAAACGGTCGTACAGTTCGTAGCCATCATATTGTTGCTCCTAAACGACTGGCCGTTCATGTTTGTGCCGGTCTCGGTCGGTTCGATACTGATTTGGGTAAGCGCGGCATTAGCTGTATACTCATGCATCGAATATATGGTTAAAAACGCAAAAGTACTGAAGGATTGA
- the rimO gene encoding 30S ribosomal protein S12 methylthiotransferase RimO — protein sequence MAVKIGVISLGCAKNRMDTELMLAQLKKDYVFVQDIAEADIVLINTCAFTDEAKEESINTILEAEQQKKFGNVKGIVVTGCLPQRFREELSETLPRVDAFLGTAAYKDIAAAVEEVANGGHFTKYADVTFDETYHERVVTTVAPTAYVRIAEGCDNCCSYCVIPSIRGSYQSRSPQSILEEIRMLVKEGFSEIILIAQDTTNYGSDLQGNINLAKLMDEAAQIEGVKWLRVLYSYPNGVTDELLDVMMKHDNIVKYIDIPVQHLDNEVLEPMNRRNTRESTCEVVRKIRETSPDFVIRSTVIVGFPGETRDNVVHLYSTMKKLQFDRLGVFTYSQEENTPAGEMAGQIDEEEKEFRKDAVLNVQSSISLDLNQKRIGRVYEVLVEGKDTQTGAYYGRSYAEAPDVDGKIFIETQQELEEGKYYNVRITRAYSYDCVGELER from the coding sequence ATGGCTGTAAAGATTGGCGTGATTTCGCTGGGATGTGCAAAAAACAGGATGGATACTGAGTTGATGCTCGCACAGCTCAAGAAGGATTATGTATTTGTGCAGGATATCGCAGAGGCCGATATTGTGCTGATCAATACTTGTGCTTTTACGGATGAAGCCAAGGAAGAATCGATCAACACGATCCTGGAGGCGGAACAGCAGAAAAAATTCGGCAATGTAAAAGGTATTGTGGTAACGGGCTGCCTGCCGCAGCGTTTCCGTGAAGAACTTTCGGAAACCCTTCCGCGGGTCGACGCCTTTTTGGGTACGGCGGCCTATAAAGATATTGCCGCGGCGGTCGAAGAGGTCGCAAACGGCGGGCATTTTACCAAATATGCCGATGTAACATTCGACGAAACGTACCACGAGCGGGTGGTCACGACGGTTGCCCCCACCGCTTATGTCAGGATTGCGGAAGGCTGCGACAATTGCTGCAGCTATTGTGTGATCCCGTCGATCCGGGGAAGCTACCAGAGCCGTAGCCCGCAGTCGATCCTTGAAGAGATCCGTATGCTTGTCAAGGAGGGCTTTTCCGAGATCATCCTCATCGCACAGGATACGACGAATTATGGAAGTGACCTTCAAGGGAATATCAACCTCGCAAAGCTGATGGACGAGGCGGCGCAAATTGAGGGCGTGAAGTGGCTGCGCGTATTGTACAGCTATCCGAATGGCGTGACGGACGAGCTTCTCGACGTTATGATGAAGCATGATAATATCGTCAAATATATCGATATTCCGGTGCAGCATCTCGATAACGAAGTGCTGGAGCCGATGAACCGGAGGAATACGCGCGAATCCACCTGTGAAGTGGTGCGGAAAATTCGCGAGACGTCGCCGGATTTCGTCATCCGTTCGACAGTGATCGTCGGTTTCCCGGGGGAAACGCGGGATAATGTCGTGCACCTCTACAGCACAATGAAAAAGTTGCAGTTTGACAGGTTGGGCGTATTTACTTATTCTCAGGAGGAAAATACGCCTGCCGGGGAGATGGCGGGGCAGATCGACGAAGAGGAAAAGGAATTCCGCAAGGACGCGGTGCTCAATGTGCAGTCCTCGATCTCGCTTGACCTGAACCAAAAGCGTATCGGCAGGGTCTACGAAGTACTGGTGGAAGGGAAGGATACACAGACCGGGGCATACTATGGCCGGTCGTATGCCGAAGCGCCTGATGTAGACGGCAAGATATTTATTGAAACGCAACAGGAATTGGAAGAAGGAAAATATTATAACGTGAGGATTACAAGAGCATACAGCTATGACTGTGTAGGAGAGCTGGAACGATGA
- a CDS encoding FtsK/SpoIIIE family DNA translocase yields MATARKRKKKKSTSKAGEIIGIVIIGLAVFAAITIYFSVGSVFGDMIKGFIFGLCGVIGYVVPVILGVIGVLFIAARKKYPNAGKLVLMALAVFFVFSLVHLFAIEDIYQTGNSFPDFVKASYDAGAANLVGAGAIGSLLTYWTYRFLSLVGSYIVFITGTAACILALTNLSIKKMSADLGTAVKTTYDEYRARAEERREQKQLYIENLNAMQEAAFLEPEDDEFNMQIENMEGMAQPEGTAVQDMPEEDEFADYNPEEYRKVFSDTDITFDDDVPTETRSRRRIEVTQPIPAVVKTKGTAAGTAATSVSRAANLMTPPKQNASKYVKPPLNLLAMPQGQGGRTSASDLRKNVEILENTLASFHVSAKVVNVSRGPVVTRYEVQPAPGIKVSKIVNLADDIAMNLAARDVRIEAPVPGKPVVGIEIPNTETSSVGLRELVSAEDFKRLKSPIAFALGKDIAGSNVYADIGRMPHMLIAGATGSGKSVCINSLIVSILYHSSPEDVKMIMIDPKVVELNVFNDIPHLLIPVVTDPKKAASAINWAVNEMTMRYRMFAAKGAKDLKKYNEIMLAEEQEKLPHILVIIDELADLMMVAPGEVEDAICRIAQLGRASGIHLVIATQRPSVDVITGIIKANIPSRVAFAVSSQVDSRTILDMAGAEKLLGQGDMLFYPSGAPKPVRLQGCFISDKEVEAVTNFLKERTTADYDTRVLDGISKESASPIAGQEQTDELFIKALEVVMEYEQASTSMLQRRLRIGYARAARLIDQLEENGYISPMDGSKPRQVLITREEFDRVVSPQGEEE; encoded by the coding sequence ATGGCGACGGCGCGCAAGAGGAAAAAGAAAAAAAGCACATCAAAAGCAGGCGAAATAATCGGTATCGTCATTATCGGACTGGCGGTATTTGCTGCAATAACAATATACTTTAGCGTTGGCAGTGTCTTTGGTGATATGATCAAAGGCTTTATTTTTGGTTTGTGCGGCGTGATCGGCTATGTCGTACCGGTGATCCTCGGCGTGATCGGCGTATTGTTTATTGCCGCGCGCAAAAAGTATCCCAATGCAGGGAAGCTTGTTCTGATGGCCTTGGCGGTGTTTTTTGTGTTTTCGCTGGTGCATCTCTTTGCGATCGAGGATATCTACCAGACGGGAAACAGTTTTCCTGACTTCGTGAAAGCGTCCTATGACGCAGGTGCGGCAAACCTTGTGGGTGCGGGTGCGATCGGCTCCCTACTCACCTATTGGACGTATCGCTTTTTGAGCCTTGTCGGCAGTTATATTGTGTTTATTACCGGGACGGCGGCATGTATCCTGGCGCTGACCAACCTTTCTATCAAGAAAATGAGCGCGGACCTGGGTACGGCGGTCAAGACGACATACGATGAATACCGTGCGCGGGCAGAAGAACGCCGGGAGCAAAAACAGCTTTATATCGAGAACTTGAATGCTATGCAGGAAGCTGCTTTCCTGGAGCCGGAAGATGATGAGTTTAATATGCAGATCGAGAATATGGAAGGTATGGCGCAGCCGGAGGGAACAGCTGTGCAGGATATGCCTGAAGAAGACGAATTTGCAGATTATAATCCGGAGGAATATAGGAAGGTCTTTTCGGATACGGATATTACATTTGACGATGACGTACCGACGGAAACGCGCAGCAGGCGCAGGATTGAAGTGACACAGCCGATTCCGGCCGTAGTTAAAACGAAGGGTACGGCTGCGGGAACTGCCGCAACATCCGTTTCCAGGGCTGCTAACCTGATGACCCCGCCCAAACAGAATGCTTCCAAGTATGTAAAGCCGCCGCTGAACCTGCTGGCGATGCCGCAGGGGCAGGGCGGGCGCACATCGGCTTCCGACCTGCGCAAGAATGTAGAGATATTGGAAAATACGCTTGCGAGTTTCCATGTAAGCGCCAAAGTGGTGAACGTCAGCCGGGGGCCGGTCGTGACACGTTACGAAGTGCAGCCGGCGCCGGGAATCAAGGTCAGTAAAATTGTGAACCTGGCAGATGATATCGCGATGAACCTTGCCGCGCGGGATGTGCGTATCGAAGCGCCTGTTCCGGGCAAACCCGTGGTAGGGATAGAGATCCCGAATACGGAAACGAGTTCGGTCGGGCTGCGTGAGCTTGTAAGTGCGGAAGATTTCAAGCGGCTGAAAAGCCCGATCGCCTTCGCGCTGGGGAAGGATATCGCAGGATCTAACGTATATGCGGATATCGGGCGTATGCCGCATATGCTGATTGCGGGGGCTACGGGTTCCGGCAAAAGCGTATGCATCAATTCGCTGATCGTAAGCATCCTTTACCATTCTTCGCCGGAAGATGTGAAGATGATCATGATCGACCCCAAAGTGGTCGAGCTCAATGTATTCAACGATATCCCGCATTTATTGATTCCTGTGGTCACCGATCCCAAAAAGGCGGCTTCCGCCATCAATTGGGCCGTCAATGAAATGACGATGCGTTACCGCATGTTCGCGGCAAAGGGTGCGAAGGACTTAAAGAAATATAATGAAATCATGCTGGCGGAGGAACAGGAAAAGCTGCCGCATATCCTTGTTATCATAGACGAGCTTGCAGACCTGATGATGGTCGCGCCGGGCGAAGTGGAAGACGCGATCTGCCGGATCGCGCAGCTTGGCCGTGCCAGCGGCATCCACCTTGTTATTGCCACACAGCGTCCTTCGGTAGATGTGATTACCGGTATTATCAAGGCTAACATCCCTTCGAGGGTGGCATTTGCGGTATCTTCGCAGGTGGATTCGCGTACGATTCTCGATATGGCGGGGGCGGAAAAACTTTTAGGACAGGGCGATATGCTGTTTTACCCGTCAGGCGCTCCCAAACCTGTGCGCCTGCAGGGATGCTTTATTTCGGATAAAGAGGTCGAAGCCGTTACGAATTTCTTAAAAGAGCGGACAACAGCCGATTATGATACGCGGGTACTGGATGGAATATCCAAGGAATCCGCTTCGCCGATCGCCGGACAGGAACAGACGGACGAGCTGTTCATCAAGGCCCTGGAGGTCGTGATGGAATATGAGCAGGCTTCTACCTCGATGCTGCAAAGAAGGCTGAGGATCGGCTATGCGCGTGCTGCGCGGCTGATCGACCAGTTGGAGGAGAATGGGTATATTTCACCGATGGATGGCAGTAAGCCAAGACAGGTGCTGATCACCAGGGAAGAATTTGACCGGGTTGTATCCCCTCAGGGAGAGGAAGAGTAA